In Hermetia illucens chromosome 1, iHerIll2.2.curated.20191125, whole genome shotgun sequence, one genomic interval encodes:
- the LOC119646541 gene encoding transmembrane protein 186 translates to MLPRLARNLQPSRVPSLQSVLRCTSTGTLSSDKQPQPEEKPKSDEWSTIYKLPVIRWLAALNKLKIYQAGLTAAAIPATYAAESASMLSDGMCVAVTSLGITGTITLTIASYFAQNFIGFIYVDNTKTRFRIAYVDFWGKRRNVELQNDEIEPPEEDVKYGFVSTVKTNGKGSFRLLRRLGQVTDGEVFAYYFGE, encoded by the exons ATGCTACCGCGACTAGCTAGAAACCTGCAACCATCGAGAGTGCCATCACTTCAAAGTGTTTTAAGATGTACATCAACGGGGACACTATCGTCTGACAAACAGCCTCAACCTGAGGAAAAGCCAAAGTCCGACGAGTGGAGCACAATCTACAAACTTCCAGTCATTCGATGGCTGGCTGCGCTGAATAAACTAAAAATATACCAAGCCGGTCTCACAGCCGCGGCAATTCCCGCCACTTACGCAGCAGAATCGGCTTCGATGCTGTCGGATGGCATGTGCGTAGCGGTCACTTCACTAG GAATCACTGGAACAATCACTCTCACCATCGCAAGCTATTTCGCACAGAACTTCATTGGCTTCATTTACGTGGACAACACTAAAACACGCTTCCGGATAGCCTACGTGGATTTCTGGGGCAAAAGGAGAAATGTTGAGTTACAAAACGATGAAATCGAGCCTCCGGAGGAGGACGTCAAGTACGGGTTTGTCTCGACGGTGAAGACGAACGGAAAAGGCTCCTTTAGACTTCTTCGGAGACTAGGACAGGTCACGGACGGAGAGGTCTTTGCATACTATTTCGGTGAATGA
- the LOC119646540 gene encoding 28S ribosomal protein S7, mitochondrial — translation MTSALFKLRLLPPFRPLLLPPAQQMSMYQPTYIDPIFKKEQQQVLTETGEASNLAHIPIKSARNNDTCSVFHDNTVSKFTNYIMRKGNKILARELLEKTFENVKRIQLERYNLAEGDEKNKIETNPKVILHRAIANSRPILQLTPIKRGGVKYQVPIPITENRSLFLAMNWLIQAAKEKERKVHFPEKLAWELLEAASGQGRVIKRKQDLHRQCEANKAYAHYRWS, via the exons ATGACTTCGGCGCTTTTTAAATTGAGGCTTTTGCC TCCTTTCAGGCCATTGCTTCTCCCGCCGGCGCAGCAGATGTCAATGTACCAACCAACCTACATCGACCCAATCTTCAAGAAAGAGCAACAGCAAGTCCTCACTGAAACCGGAGAGGCCTCGAACCTAGCGCACATCCCCATCAAATCAGCACGAAACAACGACACATGCTCCGTCTTCCATGACAACACAGTCTCCAAATTCACGAACTACATAATGCGAAAAGGCAACAAGATCCTCGCACGCGAACTCCTCGAGAAAACGTTTGAGAATGTGAAGCGAATCCAACTGGAACGTTACAACTTAGCCGAGGGGGATGAGAAGAACAAGATCGAGACGAACCCTAAGGTTATATTGCACAGGGCAATCGCGAATTCGCGGCCGATACTGCAACTCACCCCCATCAAGCGAGGAGGAGTCAAGTACCAAGTCCCGATTCCTATTACCGAGAACCGGTCGTTGTTTTTGGCGATGAATTGGTTGatccaggctgcgaaggaaaaGGAACgcaaagtgcacttcccagagaAGCTGGCGTGGGAGTTGTTGGAAGCTGCCTCAGGCCAGGGGAGAGTAATCAAACGAAAGCAGGACCTGCACAGGCAATGCGAGGCGAACAAGGCGTACGCTCATTACAGATGGAGTTAA
- the LOC119661176 gene encoding zinc finger protein 836-like, producing the protein MDLANICRACLYADQTLFSVFDPVVSEVDSGLVSIGITAAEMLGAFTSVMIVSNDDLPTKICTACLDQIHRAYTFKLKCESSQTALKSLIEEFTAKLNTDSSRESSTTPSEPTNDQQPSQIDPPDTTTSNTEVSEILNFSDTSLDDLNIPSVTSLINEDQNIPLEELSGQDVQMLNLNLNLDSLNDITNDIQTFGNIIIEYGDPLAEPKDNSEKWIENCYECPGCHKEFRKVGLLRSHIVDVHMEGKLCKICNEEYKTTIWKHISEHMPAKAFPCTDCEKSFHSQFNLQMHRKMAHDDFLTCEYCSMRFRNMQKFRDHVFQHTGKHDFQCDICLKVLKRKSALVLHKQNHAGERPFKCDHCPKTFGYKGNLKFHMVAAHGGEKLPHTCDLCSKRFKNRPQLIKHRFEHTGSTELKCDVCSEVFETKYKLELHRRKHTGEKPLKCEVCGRGFRLKCNLKEHMGTHSEERPFQCELCPCRYKRTYLLTLHIRNRHPDYAKKTKLAPL; encoded by the exons ATGGATCTCGCTAATATTTGTCGCGCGTGCCTTTATGCTGATCAAACGTTGTTTTCGGTGTTCGACCCCGTGGTCTCCGAAGTGGATTCCGGCCTTGTCTCAATTGGGATTACAGCTGCTGAGATGTTAGGAGCATTTACTTCAGTTATG ATTGTATCCAACGATGACTTACCTACAAAGATTTGTACTGCGTGTCTTGATCAAATCCATCGTGCCTACACGTTTAAACTGAAGTGCGAGAGCTCCCAGACAGCCCTTAAAAGTCTGATAGAGGAATTCACTGCCAAACTTAACACTGACTCATCGCGGGAATCATCAACAACTCCATCAGAGCCTACAAATGACCAACAGCCATCTCAAATCGATCCACCAGATACGACCACTTCGAACACCGAAGTCAGCGAAATCCTCAACTTCTCTGACACAAGTTTAGACGATCTAAATATACCATCGGTTACATCCCTTATAAATGAAGACCAAAACATCCCTTTGGAGGAACTATCGGGTCAGGACGTACAAATGCTGAACTTGAATTTAAATTTGGACAGTCTCAATGATATAACGAATGATATCCAAACTTTTGGTAATATTATTATTGAATATGGAGATCCTCTGGCCGAGCCTAAGGATAATTCAGAAAAATGGATTGAAAATTGTTACGAGTGCCCAGGGTGTCACAAGGAATTCCGAAAAGTGGGGCTCCTGAGGAGTCATATTGTTGATGTGCATATGGAGGGGAAGCTATGCAAAATATGTAATGAAG AATACAAAACAACGATATGGAAACACATCTCAGAGCACATGCCAGCGAAAGCCTTCCCATGTACCGATTGCGAAAAGTCCTTCCATTCCCAATTCAATCTTCAAATGCATCGAAAGATGGCCCATGATGACTTCCTTACATGCGAATATTGTTCAATGCGTTTTCGGAATATGCAGAAGTTCCGCGACCACGTCTTCCAGCACACCGGCAAGCATGACTTCCAATGCGATATCTGTTTGAAGGTCCTGAAAAGAAAGTCAGCTCTGGTATTGCACAAGCAAAACCATGCAGGGGAGAGACCATTCAAATGCGATCACTGTCCCAAAACTTTTGGCTACAAAGGGAACTTGAAATTCCACATGGTGGCCGCCCATGGTGGGGAGAAACTACCCCATACTTGTGATCTATGCTCAAAACGGTTTAAAAATAGGCCACAACTGATAAAGCACAGGTTCGAGCATACTGGGAGCACGGAGCTGAAATGTGATGTTTGTTCAGAGGTTTTTGAAACGAAGTATAAGTTGGAGTTACACAGGCGGAAGCATACCGGGGAGAAGCCCCTGAAATGTGAGGTATGCGGCCGGGGATTTAGGCTGAAGTGCAATCTGAAGGAGCATATGGGAACGCATAGCGAAGAGAGACCCTTCCAATGTGAACTGTGTCCCTGTCGGTATAAGAGGACTTATTTATTGACGTTACATATTAGAAATAGACATCCTGATTATGCGAAGAAGACTAAACTTGCCCCTTTATGA